A region of Corynebacterium glucuronolyticum DSM 44120 DNA encodes the following proteins:
- a CDS encoding zinc ribbon domain-containing protein: MQYELATRHGNISSAKVGLFSTRLKCARCGVWYGRKTWASNTKYKYTVWQCNHKYTDEHPCSSATVKDEQIKDSFVQALNQLIARRPQQSQLPQVLGDMFGTSRLEEQAAACQTKIVELTEQIEALIAENQRCALNQDAYQARYTELDTIYRKTLARKTSLEADIAANTAKHAAITTALGDLTGEPVSEFRPSQWSALIDHAIVDEDGIRFVFRTGEQVRIALKG, translated from the coding sequence AGCTCGCCACCAGGCATGGCAACATATCGTCAGCGAAAGTCGGCTTGTTCTCCACCCGGCTCAAATGTGCTCGGTGTGGGGTGTGGTATGGGCGTAAGACGTGGGCGTCGAACACGAAATACAAGTACACAGTCTGGCAATGCAACCACAAATACACAGACGAACATCCCTGCAGCAGCGCGACGGTGAAAGACGAGCAGATCAAGGATTCTTTCGTGCAAGCGCTCAATCAACTGATCGCCCGCCGTCCGCAGCAAAGCCAGCTACCGCAGGTGCTTGGCGACATGTTCGGTACGAGCCGTTTGGAAGAACAGGCCGCTGCCTGCCAAACAAAAATCGTGGAGCTGACCGAGCAGATCGAGGCGCTGATTGCGGAAAACCAGCGGTGTGCGCTCAACCAGGACGCCTACCAAGCCCGCTACACCGAACTCGATACTATCTACCGTAAGACGCTCGCACGTAAAACAAGCCTGGAAGCAGATATCGCAGCGAACACCGCCAAGCACGCCGCCATCACCACAGCCCTAGGCGATTTGACGGGCGAACCTGTGAGCGAGTTCCGCCCCTCACAGTGGAGCGCTCTCATCGACCACGCCATCGTAGACGAGGACGGGATCCGGTTCGTGTTCCGCACCGGTGAACAGGTGAGGATTGCCCTGAAAGGGTGA